A window of the Dictyostelium discoideum AX4 chromosome 4 chromosome, whole genome shotgun sequence genome harbors these coding sequences:
- the bxdc5 gene encoding brix domain-containing protein, with translation MVKPKKEVDKDDLTKEELKLRRSPTDIKCKAKRVLLVQKLQAAKKTAREKARKQRKKEREILGDAAPAKEVPRTIESMRRADETIVDTENDKEFEEEINKDEFESYFDGRVPKIVVTTNQRSTKEAVEFAQVFTKLLPNCEFFHRRKYHLKEIVQFCNNRDYTDIIVVNETKGIIDELTISHLPNGPTAVFRLTNLVMPEDIPGGGEMTSHKAELIVNNFTTRLGHSIGRMFASMFAQDPNFKGRRVCTLHNQRDFIFFRQHRYIFESKEDANVQELGPRFTLKLKSLQKGSFNTSTGEYIHLHQHNMDVDRKKFVL, from the exons atggtaaaaccaaaaaaagaagttgataaagatgatttaacaaaagaagaattaaaattaagaaGATCACCAACAGATATAAAATGTAAAGCCAAAAGGGTTTTATTAGTACAAAAACTTCAAGCAGCAAAGAAAACTGCAAGAGAAAAAGCAAGAAaacaaagaaagaaagaaagagagATATTAGGTGATGCAGCACCAGCCAAAGAAGTACCAAGAACCATTGAATCTATGAGAAGAGCTGATGAAACCATTGTAGATACAGAGAAtgataaagaatttgaagaagaaattaataaggATGAATTTGAATCCTATTTCGATGGTAGAGTACCAAAGATTGTAGTAACCACAAATCAAAGATCAACTAAAGAAGCCGTTGAGTTTGCTCAAGTATTTACTAAACTTTTACCAAATTGTGAATTCTTTCATCGTAgaaaatatcatttaaaagaaatcgttcaattttgtaataatagaGATTATACTGATATTATTGTTGTAAATGAAACAAAAGGAATTATag atGAATTAACAATTTCACATTTACCAAATGGACCAACAGCAGTATTTAGATTAACAAATTTAGTTATGCCAGAGGATATACCAGGTGGTGGTGAAATGACATCACATAAAGCAGAattaattgttaataattttacaacACGTTTAGGTCATTCAATTGGTAGAATGTTTGCATCAATGTTTGCACAAGatccaaattttaaaggtcGTAGAGTTTGTACACTTCATAATCAACGtgatttcatattttttagaCAACATCGTTATATTTTCGAATCAAAAGAAGATGCAAACGTACAAGAATTAGGACCACGTTTcactttaaaattaaaatcacttCAAAAAGGTTCTTTCAATACTTCAACTGGTGAATAtattcatcttcatcaacaTAATATGGATGTTGATAGAAAgaaatttgttttataa
- the srp68 gene encoding signal recognition particle 68 kDa subunit produces MATNISTSPKEDVPKEKFHLDILNFSQTSQIQFGLRLQDYKKYRQYCSKRIQRLRSQLRKQYGKKNYVNKIVLNGGETEKQINDVRYLQISLLKTERAWSYAMDLKAQFEKDNDSRIGFHMNRRFGKASRNSTQLYELCKLVADQYTIIEAHAYSSWMASSLSLTKQDFKKALEEINISKTIYEKLSEQGDHSQKELYQKRIEETEPIIRFCLYNLKNEKNTSNKVSQNTLTIIEQSLEELKNQENKKKSSTSSTTTTTATTTIEWKSKSIKVDEKLDEKLKIFNEFKKENENKLPKNINASIDTTSNISPIFNIYDKLVYNLINCETIVKNDLSTLVRVNLKNKSVKSEIEEQSTRILLAYIMYHKMKYLYERNSILITMMQRVLDGEKVDESAIKKKVKKVTWNDLVRLSTHQVKVYTIMSESRDTDSNKEIARDQDAQLILLKSIRLYYIAVCLAKSLKFSETMAVLDRVLTNIQNVRKTNTKNQQILNDTNELESNIKKQRSQIHANSFIQQLSENQDLKNQMSSLSIGGITTASGKSNDLISGLDSFDTSFLTEKKLVQLPPQLQPVQAKPIFFDLAFNSVTFPSLDQRKKGSSTGTPSKGLFGFWGRG; encoded by the exons ATGGCAACAAATatatcaacatcaccaaaaGAAGATGTtccaaaagaaaaatttcatttagaTA ttttaaatttttcacaAACATCACAAATTCAATTTGGTTTAAGATTACAAGATTATAAAAAGTATAGACAATATTGTAGTAAAAGAATTCAACGTTTAAGAAGTCAATTAAGAAAACAATATGGTAAAAAGAATTATGTTAATAAGATTGTACTTAATGGTGGAGAGAcagaaaaacaaattaatgatGTTagatatttacaaatttcattattaaagaCTGAAAGGGCATGGAGTTATGCAATGGATTTGAAAGCACAATTTGAAAAGGATAACGATTCACGTATTGGTTTTCATATGAATAGAAGATTTGGTAAAGCATCAAGAAATTCAACACAACTCTATGAACTTTGTAAATTGGTAGCTGATCAATATACAATCATCGAGGCACATGCTTATTCCTCTTGGATGGCATCATCATTGTCATTGACTAAACAGGATTTCAAAAAGGCATTAGAAGAAATCAAcatttcaaaaacaatttatgaAAAACTCTCTGAACAAGGTGACCATTCtcaaaaagaattatatcaaaaaagaattgaAGAAACTGAACCAATCATTAGATTTTGTTTATATAAtcttaaaaatgaaaagaataCTTCTAATAAAGTTTCACAAAATACATTAACAATTATTGAACAATCTttagaagaattaaaaaatcaagaaaataaaaagaaatcgtcaacttcttcaactactaccactaccgctacaacaacaattgaatggaaatcaaaatcaattaaagttgATGAAAAActtgatgaaaaattaaaaatatttaatgaatttaaaaaagagaatgaaaataaattaccaaagAATATTAATGCATCAATTGATACAACATCAAATATTTCAccaattttcaatatttatgataaattggtttataatttaatcaaTTGTGAAACCATTGTAAAGAATGATCTATCAACATTGGTTAGAGTAAACTTAAAGAATAAATCGGTAAAGAGTGAAATTGAAGAACAATCAACTAGAATACTCTTGGCCTACATTATGTATCATAAAATGAAGTATCTCTATGAgagaaattcaattttaatcaCAATGATGCAAAGAGTATTGGATGGTGAAAAGGTGGATGAATCtgcaattaaaaagaaagttAAGAAAGTAACTTGGAATGATTTGGTACGTTTATCAACTCATCAAGTTAAAGTCTATACAATCATGAGTGAAAGTAGGGATACCGATTCAAATAAAGAGATTGCAAGAGACCAAGATGCTCAGCTAATCCTATTGAAATCTATTAGACTCTATTATATTGCAGTTTGTTTAGCTAAATCTTTGAAATTCTCTGAAACTATGGCTGTATTGGATAGAGTACTTACAAACATTCAAAATGTTCGTAAAACCAATActaaaaatcaacaaattctTAATGATACAAATGAATTGGAATCAAATATAAAGAAACAAAGATCACAAATTCATGCAAACTCTTTCATTCAACAATTGTCAGAGaatcaagatttaaaaaatcaaatgtcttctttatcaattggtgGTATTACCACTGCCTCTGgcaaatcaaatgatttaatctCTGGTTTAGATTCATTCGATACCTCTTTCTTGACTGAAAAgaaattggttcaattacCACCACAACTTCAACCTGTTCAAGCCAAACCAATCTTTTTCGATTTAGCTTTCAATAGTGTTACTTTCCCATCATTAGATCAAAGAAAGAAAGGTAGTTCAACTGGTACTCCTTCAAAAggtttatttggtttttggGGTAGaggttaa
- the cad3 gene encoding hypothetical protein: MSVAPTKVKFFFGKNCTGESFEYDEGETVRFNYGDEWNDKFMSCIVGASVKCNIWEHNEIDTPTPGKYEQLAQGSTNNDLTSINGLSKFQVIPGDFQWAVDVKIVDNIANTPVGSYEMTLIPFGVPQVVCRDGDDFVQMPIPQLSPADSEIVTQVAVRDTRTGVYVANGSCYFKYDPSTGQVSIRKPVETFPPNMDTVQDDNTSFIFNLNATA; encoded by the exons atgtCTGTAGCTCCAACAAAAGTTAAATTCTTCTTTGGCAAAAACTGCACTGGTGAATCATTCGAGTATGATGAAGGTGAAACTGTAAGATTCAACTATGGTGATGAATGGAATGATAAATTCATGTCATGTATTGTCGGTGCAAGTGTCAAATGTAACATTTGGGAACACAATGAAATTG atACCCCAACTCCAGGTAAATATGAACAATTAGCTCAAGGTAGCACCAACAATGATTTAACCTCAATTAATGGTTTATCTAAGTTCCAAGTCATCCCAGGTGATTTCCAATGGGCAGTTGATGTTAAGattgttgataatattgCAAATACACCAGTCGGATCATATGAAATGACCTTAATTCCATTTGGTGTCCCACAAGTTGTTTGCCGTGATGGAGATGATTTCGTTCAAATGCCAATTCCACAACTCTCACCAGCTGATTCAGAAATTGTTACTCAAGTTGCTGTGCGTGATACTAGAACCGGTGTATAT gTTGCAAATGGTAGTTGTTATTTCAAATATGATCCATCAACTGGTCAAGTTTCAATTAGAAAACCAGTAGAAACTTTCCCACCAAATATGGATACTGTTCAAGATGATAATACCTCTTTCATCTTCAACTTAAACGCTACtgcttaa
- a CDS encoding peptidase M28 domain-containing protein: MASQYTKLQSIEVEDNLLLPYQVSNPTQKKSQNKFASYFYRVKGYIIKKWKILLLLMFVLLLIAGVILIPVLVLRYKTSTISDQCDEYGKEIINNAVQKGTEAYSRLSTLVTLFPGRLSGSEQLENAIDWIQDMMLDDGFDLVKTDDVEVTHWVRGDESATILQPYHRKMNMLGLGGSIAGNVTAEVIVVSSFDELDTLQDQVKGKIVLFNAIFTNYSSTVQYRSGGASAAAKYGGVAALVRSITPYSLGTPHTGVMFYQDGIDKIPTAAITLEDADLIQNLAILNQTVIVNLYMEAQTMPTNAISRNVMAQINGSTYPDEVVVIGGHTDSWDVAQGAMDDGGGIVVAWEALRLIKSLGIIPKRTIRVVGWTNEENGAAGGAAYAQLYTNETFFSIESDIGVTQPLGFNVMASEQTITDLQLIADKVLSPIKTTSIVEGEVGTDNGFLVSNGKPGAQLITDESKYFWYHHTAGDAMDKMDPSQMNQCVAAMATMALCISNWVGQLN; encoded by the exons ATGGCTTCACAATATACTAAATTACAATCAATTGAGGTTGaggataatttattattaccctATCAAGTTTCAAATCCGACACAAAAGAAAtcacaaaataaatttgcatcttatttttatagagt aaaaggatacataataaagaaatggaaaattttattattattaatgtttgtattattattaattgctGGTGTTATTTTAATTCCAGTTTTAGTTTTAAGAT ataaaacatCAACAATATCGGATCAATGTGATGAATATGGTAAAgagattattaataatgcAGTACAAAAAGGTACAGAAGCATATAGTAGATTATCAACATTGGTAACATTATTTCCAGGTAGATTATCAGGTAGTGAACAATTAGAGAATGCAATCGATTGGATACAAGATATGATGTTAGATGATGGATTTGATTTAGTTAAAACCGATGATGTTGAAGTTACACATTGGGTTAGAGGTGATGAAAGTGCAACTATTTTACAACCATACCATAGAAAAATGAATATGTTGGGATTGGGTGGATCAATTGCAGGTAATGTTACGGCAGAGGTTATTGTAGTATCAAGTTTTGATGAATTGGATACACTTCAAGATCAAGTTAAAGGTAAAATAGTATTATTCAATGCAATTTTCACCAACTATTCATCCACTGTTCAATATAGAAGTGGTGGTGCATCTGCAGCCGCAAAATATGGTGGTGTTGCAGCATTGGTTAGATCTATTACACCCTACAGTTTAGGTACACCACATACTGGTGTAATGTTTTATCAGGATGGTATCGACAAAATTCCAACTGCTGCCATTACATTGGAAGATGcagatttaattcaaaatttagcAATATTGAATCAAACAGTGattgtaaatttatatatgGAAGCACAAACTATGCCAACTAATGCAATCAGTAGAAATGTTATGGCACAAATTAATGGCTCCACTTATCCTGATGAAGTGGTTGTAATTGGTGGTCATACAGATTCTTGGGACGTTGCACAGGGTGCAAtggatgatggtggtggtatagTTGTCGCATGGGAAGCATTAagattaataaaatcattggGTATCATACCAAAGAGAACTATTAGAGTAGTGGGTTGGacaaatgaagaaaatggtGCCGCTGGTGGTGCTGCTTATGCTCAACTCTATACCAATGAAACTTTCTTCTCTATTGAATCTGATATTGGTGTAACTCAACCATTAGGTTTCAATGTTATGGCATCAGAACAAACTATCACTGATTTACAATTGATCGCTGATAAAGTtttatcaccaattaaaacaacTTCAATCGTAGAAGGTGAAGTTGGTACTGATAATGGTTTCTTGGTTTCAAATGGTAAACCTGGTGCTCAATTAATCACTGAtgaatcaaaatatttttggtATCATCATACAGCTGGTGATGCTATGGATAAAATGGACCCTTCTCAAATGAATCAATGTGTTGCTGCAATGGCAACAATGGCATTATGTATTTCAAATTGGGTTggtcaattaaattaa